In Dryobates pubescens isolate bDryPub1 chromosome 31, bDryPub1.pri, whole genome shotgun sequence, one DNA window encodes the following:
- the ANK1 gene encoding ankyrin-1 isoform X1 — protein sequence MAQAAKQLKKIKDIEAQALQEQKEKEESNRKRRNRSRDRKKKADAATSFLRAARSGNLDKALDHLRNGVDINTCNQNGLNALHLASKEGHVKMVVELLHKEIVLETTTKKGNTALHIAALAGQQDVVRELVNYGANVNAQSQKGFTPLYMAAQENHLEVVKFLLENGANQNVATEDGFTPLAVALQQGHENVVAHLINYGTKGKVRLPALHIAARNDDTRTAAVLLQNDPNADVLSKTGFTPLHIAAHYENLSVAQLLLNRGASVNFTPQNGITPLHIASRRGNIIMVRLLLDRGAQIETRTKDELTPLHCAARNGHVRIAEILLDHGAPIQAKTKNGLSPIHMAAQGDHLDCVRLLLQYSADIDDITLDHLTPLHVAAHCGHHRVAKLLLEKGAKPNSRALNGFTPLHIACKKNHIRVMELLLKTGASIDAVTESGLTPLHVAAFMGHLPIVKTLLQRGASPNVSNVKVETPLHMAARAGHMDVAKYLLQNKAKANAKAKDDQTPLHCAARIGHTGMVRLLLENNANPNLATTAGHTPLHITAREGHVDTALALLEKGASQTCMTKKGFTPLHVAAKYGKVDVAELLLERDAHPNAAGKNGLTPLHVAVHHNNLEIVKLLLPKGSSPHSSAWNGYTPLHIAAKQNQMEVASSLLQYGASANAESVQGVTPLHLASQEGHADMVALLFSKQANGDLGNKSGLTPLHLVAQEGHVLVADVLVKHGVTVDATTRMGYTPLHVASHYGNIKLVKFLLQHQADVNAKTKLGYTPLHQAAQQGHTDVVTLLLKHGASPNEISTNGTTPLAIARRLGYISVTDVLKIVTEETDLPAVGDKHRMSFPETVDEILDVSEDEGTAHVTVMEEELIAPKPRTPDPRDLEGRREMVEFVTTTTLEPTMESPAVLHVPCVPPETVVTRAEETEQPSKEFDEDSLIPSSPATETSDNISPVASPVHTGFLVSFMVDARGGSMRGSRHHGLRVVIPPRACAAPTRITCRLVKPQKLPAPPTLAEEEGLASRIIALGPAGAQFLSPVIVEIPHFASSGRGDRELVVLRSENGSVWKEHRNRHDDSYMDQLLSGMDEELESLEELDKKRVCRIITNDFPLYFVVMSRICQDCDMIGPEGGCLKSTLVPMVQATFPDNAVTKKVRLALQAQPVPDELVTKLLGNQATFSPIVTVEPRRRKFHRPIGLRIPLPPSWKDNPRDSGEGDTTSLRLLCSVIGGTAQAQWEDITGTTKLVYENECANFTTNVSARFWLADCPRTAEAVHFATLLYKELTAVPYMAKFVVFAKMNDAREGRLRCYCMTDDKVDKTLEQHENFTEVARSRDIEVVEGMPLHVELSGNLVPVKKATQPRSFLFQSFRENRLAIPIKVRDSSKEASGSLSFLRKAMKYEDLQHVLCHLNISIPPCSKGSGSEERRRTLTPLSLRERYSILSETSFGSLSSTDKADQKMVDIAEQLGLSWAELARELQFGVEDINRIRVENPNSLLEQSVALLNLWVSREGKGVKMESLYAALRNIDRGEIVSTLEGSGRQSRSLKGSWRYTDRDYSLSPSQMNGYASLQDELLSPASLHYTLPSPLRADQYWNEVAIMDAIPMAATEQDALMEMSDMQVWSSGLTPSLVTAEDSSLECSKAEDSDATSEGRFPGQLLADAHGPDHMGSMDLVEDDTVDSDAMNGLIDLLEQEEGQRPEGKMPAGDHQPGTGEQDPESEVSFVSVQQKVQARITASPTISHVMEKSTDRLRDWNAEGSFVSCLQDLTAGSWQEGVTRRLLQTHTIASGPQGQEQEQVLVPAVELIRVSSAEDSNWQQEADSRFFGQGNEVLHLPGEQVTEEQFTDDQGNIITKKVIRKVVHQLGPGDMDHRQEQEELILAGSLQDPQDLAAEDDHFINYSILQRDGLGAKEEVGVRVPKPEVSGGRMGAQIVKRASLKRGKQ from the exons GCTGATGCTGCAACCAGTTTCCTGAGAGCTGCAAGATCTGGGAATCTGGACAAAGCCTTGGATCACCTCAGGAATGGGGTAGATATTAACACCTGTAACCAG AATGGGCTGAATGCCTTGCACCTGGCCTCCAAGGAGGGCCACGTGAAAatggtggtggagctgctgcacaAGGAGATCGTTTTGGAGACAACGACCAAG AAGGgaaacacagccctgcacatcgctgccctggctgggcagcaggacgTGGTCCGGGAGCTGGTGAACTATGGAGCCAACGTCAATGCACAGTCACAG AAAGGCTTCACACCCCTCTACATGGCAGCACAGGAAAACCACCTGGAAGTCGTCAAGTTCTTGCTGGAAAACGGAGCCAACCAGAACGTAGCCACCGAG GACGGCTTCACGCCGCTGGCCGTGGCCCTGCAGCAAGGCCACGAGAACGTGGTGGCACACCTCATCAACTACGGCACGAAGGGCAAGGTGCGGCTGCCCGCGCTGCACATCGCCGCCCGCAACGACGACACTCGCACGGCCGCCGTGCTGCTGCAGAACGACCCCAACGCAGACGTCCTCTCCAAG aCGGGGTTCACTCCCTTGCACATCGCAGCTCACTACGAGAACCTCAGCGTGGCGCAGCTGCTGCTCAACCGCGGAGCCAGCGTCAACTTCACTCCTCAG AATGGGATCACTCCCCTGCACATAGCCTCTCGCCGGGGCAACATCATCATGGTGCGGCTGCTGCTGGACCGCGGGGCCCAGATCGAGACAAGGACCAAG gATGAGCTGACTCCTCTGCACTGTGCAGCTCGCAATGGACACGTGCGAATTGCAGAGATCCTGCTGGACCATGGGGCTCCCATTCAAGCCAAAACCAAG AACGGGCTGTCGCCCATCCACATGGCAGCGCAGGGAGACCACCTGGACTGCGtgcggctgctgctgcagtacaGCGCAGACATCGACGACATCACCCTGGACCACCTCACGCCCCTGCACGTGGCTGCACACTGCGGCCACCACCGCgtggccaagctgctgctggagaagggagcCAAGCCCAACTCCCGGGCCCTG AACGGCTTCACGCCCCTGCACATCGCCTGCAAGAAGAACCACATccgggtgatggagctgctgctcaagACAGGAGCCTCCATCGATGCTGTCACAGAG TCTGGCCTGACTCCCTTGCATGTGGCTGCCTTCATGGGGCACCTGCCCATTGTCAAGACCCTGCTGCAGCGTGGAGCCTCTCCTAATGTGTCCAATGTG AAAGTGGAGACACCCCTACACatggcagccagagctgggcacatgGATGTGGCAAAGTACCTGCTGCAGAACAAAGCCAAAGCCAATGCCAAGGCCAAG GATGATCAGACTCCTCTGCACTGTGCCGCACGCATCGGCCACACGGGCATGGTCAGACTCCTGCTGGAGAACAAtgccaaccccaacctggccaCCACAGCAGGGCACACACCCCTGCACATCACTGCCAGAGAGGGGCACGTGGacacagccctggccctgctggagaAGGGAGCCTCACAGACCTGCATGACCAAG AAAGGATTTACCCCTCTCCACGTTGCAGCCAAGTACGGGAAGGTGgatgtggcagagctgctgctggaacgCGATGCCCACCCCAacgcagcagggaag aaCGGGCTGACCCCGCTGCACGTGGCTGTGCACCACAACAACCTGGAGATCgtcaagctgctgcttcccaagggcagctccccacacagctcagcctgg aatGGGTACACCCCCCTGCACATCGCTGCCAAGCAGAACCAGATGGAggtggccagcagcctgctgcagtatGGAGCTTCTGCAAACGCTGAGTCCGTGCAGGGAGTCACCCCCCTGCACCTGGCATCCCAGGAGGGCCATGCAGACATGGTGGCACTGCTGTTCTCCAAACAAGCCAACGGTGACCTGGGCAACAAG AGTGGCCTCACTCCTCTCCACCTCGTGGCCCAAGAGGGGCATGTGCTGGTGGCTGATGTTCTGGTGAAGCATGGAGTCACGGTGGATGCAACAACCAGG ATGGGCTACACCCCGCTGCATGTGGCCAGCCACTATGGGAACATCAAGCTGGTGAAGTTTTtgctgcagcaccaggctgaTGTCAATGCCAAGACTAAG CTGGGTTACACCCCCCTGCACCAGGCAGCGCAGCAGGGCCACACAGACGTGGTGACATTGCTGCTGAAGCACGGAGCCTCTCCCAACGAGATCAGCACC aacGGCACCACTCCCCTGGCCATCGCACGGCGGCTGGGCTACATTTCTGTCACAGACGTGCTCAAGATCGTCACCGAGGAAACAGACCTCCCG gcagtcGGTGACAAGCACCGCATGAGCTTCCCGGAGACTGTGGACGAGATTCTGGACGTGTCAGAGGATGAAG GCACTGCTCATGTCACAGTAATGG AGGAGGAGCTGATTGCACCAAAGCCCAGGACACCTGATCCCAGGGacctggagggcaggagggagatggtggagtttgTGACTACAACAACACTGGAGCCAAC GATggagtctccagctgtgctgcacgTCCCCTGCGTCCCACCTGAGACTGTGgtgaccagagcagaggagactgAGCAG CCCTCCAAGGAGTTCGACGAGGACtcgctgatccccagcagccctgccaccgAGACCTCCGACAACATCAGCCCCGTGGCCAGCCCTGTGCACACAGG GTTCCTGGTGAGCTTCATGGTGGACGCCCGCGGAGGCTCCATGCGTGGCAGCCGGCACCACGGGCTGCGTGTGGTCATCCCGCCCCGCGCCTGCGCCGCGCCCACCCGCATCACCTGCCGCCTGGTGAAGCCCCAGAAGCTGCCTGCGCCCCCGACgctggctgaggaggaggggctggccagcaggatcatCGCCCTGGGGCCTGCCGGTGCCCAGTTCCTCAG CCCTGTGATCGTGGAGATCCCACACTTCGCCTCCTCGGGGCGCGGGGACcgggagctggtggtgctgcgCAGCGAGAATGGCTCCGTGTGGAAGGAGCACCGCAACCGCCACGACGACAGCTACATGGACCAGCTGCTCAGCGGCATGGACGAGG agctggagagcctggaggagctggacaAGAAGCGAGTCTGCCGCATCATCACCAACGACTTCCCTCTCTACTTCGTGGTCATGTCCCGGATTTGCCAGGACTGTGACATGATCGGCCCCGAGGGAGGCTGTCTGAAGAGCACActggtgcccatggtgcaggCCACCTTCCCGGACAACGCTGTCACCAAGAAAGTGAGGCTGGCCCTGCAG gcacagcccgtGCCCGACGAGCTGGTGACCAAGCTGCTGGGCAACCAGGCCACCTTCAGCCCCATTGTCACGGTGGAGCCGCGCCGGAGGAAGTTCCACCGCCCCATCGGCCTCCGCATCCCTCTGCCGCCATCCTGGAAGGACAACCCCCGGGACAGCGGCGAGGGCGACACCACCAGCCTGCGCCTGCTCTGCAGCGTCATCG ggGGGACAGCACAAGCCCAGTGGGAAGACATAACGGGGACCACAAAGCTGGTCTATGAAAATGAGTGTGCAAACTTCACCACCAACGTGTCTGCCAG GTTCTGGCTGGCGGACTGCCCGCGCACGGCCGAGGCGGTGCACTTCGCCACGCTGCTGTACAAGGAGCTGACAGCGGTGCCCTACATGGCCAAGTTCGTGGTGTTTGCCAAGATGAACGATGCCCGGGAGGGTCGCCTGCGCTGCTACTGCATGACTGACGACAAGGTTGACAAGACTCTAGAGCAGCACGAGAACTTCACCGAGGTGGCCCGCAGCAGGGACATTGAG gtgGTGGAGGGGATGCCTTTGCACGTTGAGCTCTCAGGGAACCTGGTGCCTGTCAAGAAGGCCACTCAGCCCCGCAGCTTCCTCTTCCAGTCCTTCCGGGAGAACCGCCTGGCCATCCCCATCAAG GTTCGGGACAGCAGCAAGGAGGCCAGCGGCTCCCTGTCGTTCTTGCGCAAGGCCATGAAATATGAGGACCTCCAGCATGTGCTCTGCCACCTCAACATCAGCATCCCACCCTGCAGCAAG GGAAGTGGCAgcgaggagaggaggaggacgCTGACGCCGCTGTCGCTGCGGGAGCGATACAGCATCCTGAGTGAGACCAGCTTCG gctctctgagcagcacagacaaGGCAGATCAGAAGATGGTTGACATAGCAGAACAGCTGGgcctcagctgggctg agctggcacGTGAGCTGCAGTTTGGGGTGGAGGACATCAACAGGATACGTGTGGAGAACCCCAactccctgctggagcagagcgtAGCCTTACTCAACCTCTGGGTCAGCCGTGAGGGCAAGGGTGTCAAGA TGGAGAGCCTGTACGCAGCGCTGAGGAACATCGACCGCGGCGAGATCGTCAGCACGCTGGAGGGCTCCGGCAGGCAGAGCCGCAGCCTGAAGGGGAGCTGGCGATACACCGACAGGGACTACTCCCTCTCGCCCTCCCAGATGAATG GTTACGCTTCGCTGCAGGACGagctgctgtcccctgcctccctgcatTACACGCTGCCATCCCCGCTGCGTGCCGACCAGTACTGGAATGAGGTGGCCATCATGGATGCTATCCCCATGGCTGCCACCGAGCAGGACGCCCTGATGGAGATGTCTGACATGCAGGTGTGGTCCTCGGGGCTCACACCCTCGCTGGTGACTGCTGAAGACTCCTCTCTGGAGTGCAGCAAGGCCGAGGACTCGGACGCCACGAGCGAAGGTcgcttcccagggcagctgctggcagatgcGCATGGCCCAGACCACATGGGCTCTATGGACCTGGTTGAGGATGACACAGTGGACTCAGATGCCATGAATGGCCTGATTGACCTTctagagcaggaggaggggcagaggccagagGGGAAGATGCCAGCCGGTGATCACCAGCCAGGGACTGGGGAGCAGGACCCGGAGAGTGAAGTCTCTTTTGTTTCAGTTCAGCAGAAGGTGCAAGCCAGGATCACAGCATCCCCCACCATTAGCCACGTCATGGAGAAGAGCACAGACAG gctgagggactGGAATGCAGAAGGCTCCTTTGTCTCCTGCCTACAGGACCTGACAGCGGGCTCCTGGCAGGAGGGGGTCACCCgaaggctgctgcagacacaCACCATAGCCTCCGGGCCACAGGGCCAGGAGCAAGAGCAGGTCCTGGTGCCAGCCGTGGAGCTGATTCgggtcagctctgcagaggacagcaactggcagcaggaggcagacagCCGCTTCTTTGGGCAG
- the ANK1 gene encoding ankyrin-1 isoform X3, whose amino-acid sequence MAQAAKQLKKIKDIEAQALQEQKEKEESNRKRRNRSRDRKKKADAATSFLRAARSGNLDKALDHLRNGVDINTCNQNGLNALHLASKEGHVKMVVELLHKEIVLETTTKKGNTALHIAALAGQQDVVRELVNYGANVNAQSQKGFTPLYMAAQENHLEVVKFLLENGANQNVATEDGFTPLAVALQQGHENVVAHLINYGTKGKVRLPALHIAARNDDTRTAAVLLQNDPNADVLSKTGFTPLHIAAHYENLSVAQLLLNRGASVNFTPQNGITPLHIASRRGNIIMVRLLLDRGAQIETRTKDELTPLHCAARNGHVRIAEILLDHGAPIQAKTKNGLSPIHMAAQGDHLDCVRLLLQYSADIDDITLDHLTPLHVAAHCGHHRVAKLLLEKGAKPNSRALNGFTPLHIACKKNHIRVMELLLKTGASIDAVTESGLTPLHVAAFMGHLPIVKTLLQRGASPNVSNVKVETPLHMAARAGHMDVAKYLLQNKAKANAKAKDDQTPLHCAARIGHTGMVRLLLENNANPNLATTAGHTPLHITAREGHVDTALALLEKGASQTCMTKKGFTPLHVAAKYGKVDVAELLLERDAHPNAAGKNGLTPLHVAVHHNNLEIVKLLLPKGSSPHSSAWNGYTPLHIAAKQNQMEVASSLLQYGASANAESVQGVTPLHLASQEGHADMVALLFSKQANGDLGNKSGLTPLHLVAQEGHVLVADVLVKHGVTVDATTRMGYTPLHVASHYGNIKLVKFLLQHQADVNAKTKLGYTPLHQAAQQGHTDVVTLLLKHGASPNEISTNGTTPLAIARRLGYISVTDVLKIVTEETDLPAVGDKHRMSFPETVDEILDVSEDEGTAHVTVMEEELIAPKPRTPDPRDLEGRREMVEFVTTTTLEPTMESPAVLHVPCVPPETVVTRAEETEQPSKEFDEDSLIPSSPATETSDNISPVASPVHTGFLVSFMVDARGGSMRGSRHHGLRVVIPPRACAAPTRITCRLVKPQKLPAPPTLAEEEGLASRIIALGPAGAQFLSPVIVEIPHFASSGRGDRELVVLRSENGSVWKEHRNRHDDSYMDQLLSGMDEELESLEELDKKRVCRIITNDFPLYFVVMSRICQDCDMIGPEGGCLKSTLVPMVQATFPDNAVTKKVRLALQAQPVPDELVTKLLGNQATFSPIVTVEPRRRKFHRPIGLRIPLPPSWKDNPRDSGEGDTTSLRLLCSVIGGTAQAQWEDITGTTKLVYENECANFTTNVSARFWLADCPRTAEAVHFATLLYKELTAVPYMAKFVVFAKMNDAREGRLRCYCMTDDKVDKTLEQHENFTEVARSRDIEVVEGMPLHVELSGNLVPVKKATQPRSFLFQSFRENRLAIPIKVRDSSKEASGSLSFLRKAMKYEDLQHVLCHLNISIPPCSKGSGSEERRRTLTPLSLRERYSILSETSFGSLSSTDKADQKMVDIAEQLGLSWAELARELQFGVEDINRIRVENPNSLLEQSVALLNLWVSREGKGVKMESLYAALRNIDRGEIVSTLEGSGRQSRSLKGSWRYTDRDYSLSPSQMNGYASLQDELLSPASLHYTLPSPLRADQYWNEVAIMDAIPMAATEQDALMEMSDMQVWSSGLTPSLVTAEDSSLECSKAEDSDATSEGRFPGQLLADAHGPDHMGSMDLVEDDTVDSDAMNGLIDLLEQEEGQRPEGKMPAGDHQPGTGEQDPESEVSFVSVQQKVQARITASPTISHVMEKSTDRLRDWNAEGSFVSCLQDLTAGSWQEGVTRRLLQTHTIASGPQGQEQEQVLVPAVELIRVSSAEDSNWQQEADSRFFGQGNEVLHLPGEQVTEEQFTDDQGNIITKKVIRKVVHQLGPGDMDHRQEQEELILAGSLQDPQDLAAEDDHFINYSILQRDGLGAKDLTSTPNH is encoded by the exons GCTGATGCTGCAACCAGTTTCCTGAGAGCTGCAAGATCTGGGAATCTGGACAAAGCCTTGGATCACCTCAGGAATGGGGTAGATATTAACACCTGTAACCAG AATGGGCTGAATGCCTTGCACCTGGCCTCCAAGGAGGGCCACGTGAAAatggtggtggagctgctgcacaAGGAGATCGTTTTGGAGACAACGACCAAG AAGGgaaacacagccctgcacatcgctgccctggctgggcagcaggacgTGGTCCGGGAGCTGGTGAACTATGGAGCCAACGTCAATGCACAGTCACAG AAAGGCTTCACACCCCTCTACATGGCAGCACAGGAAAACCACCTGGAAGTCGTCAAGTTCTTGCTGGAAAACGGAGCCAACCAGAACGTAGCCACCGAG GACGGCTTCACGCCGCTGGCCGTGGCCCTGCAGCAAGGCCACGAGAACGTGGTGGCACACCTCATCAACTACGGCACGAAGGGCAAGGTGCGGCTGCCCGCGCTGCACATCGCCGCCCGCAACGACGACACTCGCACGGCCGCCGTGCTGCTGCAGAACGACCCCAACGCAGACGTCCTCTCCAAG aCGGGGTTCACTCCCTTGCACATCGCAGCTCACTACGAGAACCTCAGCGTGGCGCAGCTGCTGCTCAACCGCGGAGCCAGCGTCAACTTCACTCCTCAG AATGGGATCACTCCCCTGCACATAGCCTCTCGCCGGGGCAACATCATCATGGTGCGGCTGCTGCTGGACCGCGGGGCCCAGATCGAGACAAGGACCAAG gATGAGCTGACTCCTCTGCACTGTGCAGCTCGCAATGGACACGTGCGAATTGCAGAGATCCTGCTGGACCATGGGGCTCCCATTCAAGCCAAAACCAAG AACGGGCTGTCGCCCATCCACATGGCAGCGCAGGGAGACCACCTGGACTGCGtgcggctgctgctgcagtacaGCGCAGACATCGACGACATCACCCTGGACCACCTCACGCCCCTGCACGTGGCTGCACACTGCGGCCACCACCGCgtggccaagctgctgctggagaagggagcCAAGCCCAACTCCCGGGCCCTG AACGGCTTCACGCCCCTGCACATCGCCTGCAAGAAGAACCACATccgggtgatggagctgctgctcaagACAGGAGCCTCCATCGATGCTGTCACAGAG TCTGGCCTGACTCCCTTGCATGTGGCTGCCTTCATGGGGCACCTGCCCATTGTCAAGACCCTGCTGCAGCGTGGAGCCTCTCCTAATGTGTCCAATGTG AAAGTGGAGACACCCCTACACatggcagccagagctgggcacatgGATGTGGCAAAGTACCTGCTGCAGAACAAAGCCAAAGCCAATGCCAAGGCCAAG GATGATCAGACTCCTCTGCACTGTGCCGCACGCATCGGCCACACGGGCATGGTCAGACTCCTGCTGGAGAACAAtgccaaccccaacctggccaCCACAGCAGGGCACACACCCCTGCACATCACTGCCAGAGAGGGGCACGTGGacacagccctggccctgctggagaAGGGAGCCTCACAGACCTGCATGACCAAG AAAGGATTTACCCCTCTCCACGTTGCAGCCAAGTACGGGAAGGTGgatgtggcagagctgctgctggaacgCGATGCCCACCCCAacgcagcagggaag aaCGGGCTGACCCCGCTGCACGTGGCTGTGCACCACAACAACCTGGAGATCgtcaagctgctgcttcccaagggcagctccccacacagctcagcctgg aatGGGTACACCCCCCTGCACATCGCTGCCAAGCAGAACCAGATGGAggtggccagcagcctgctgcagtatGGAGCTTCTGCAAACGCTGAGTCCGTGCAGGGAGTCACCCCCCTGCACCTGGCATCCCAGGAGGGCCATGCAGACATGGTGGCACTGCTGTTCTCCAAACAAGCCAACGGTGACCTGGGCAACAAG AGTGGCCTCACTCCTCTCCACCTCGTGGCCCAAGAGGGGCATGTGCTGGTGGCTGATGTTCTGGTGAAGCATGGAGTCACGGTGGATGCAACAACCAGG ATGGGCTACACCCCGCTGCATGTGGCCAGCCACTATGGGAACATCAAGCTGGTGAAGTTTTtgctgcagcaccaggctgaTGTCAATGCCAAGACTAAG CTGGGTTACACCCCCCTGCACCAGGCAGCGCAGCAGGGCCACACAGACGTGGTGACATTGCTGCTGAAGCACGGAGCCTCTCCCAACGAGATCAGCACC aacGGCACCACTCCCCTGGCCATCGCACGGCGGCTGGGCTACATTTCTGTCACAGACGTGCTCAAGATCGTCACCGAGGAAACAGACCTCCCG gcagtcGGTGACAAGCACCGCATGAGCTTCCCGGAGACTGTGGACGAGATTCTGGACGTGTCAGAGGATGAAG GCACTGCTCATGTCACAGTAATGG AGGAGGAGCTGATTGCACCAAAGCCCAGGACACCTGATCCCAGGGacctggagggcaggagggagatggtggagtttgTGACTACAACAACACTGGAGCCAAC GATggagtctccagctgtgctgcacgTCCCCTGCGTCCCACCTGAGACTGTGgtgaccagagcagaggagactgAGCAG CCCTCCAAGGAGTTCGACGAGGACtcgctgatccccagcagccctgccaccgAGACCTCCGACAACATCAGCCCCGTGGCCAGCCCTGTGCACACAGG GTTCCTGGTGAGCTTCATGGTGGACGCCCGCGGAGGCTCCATGCGTGGCAGCCGGCACCACGGGCTGCGTGTGGTCATCCCGCCCCGCGCCTGCGCCGCGCCCACCCGCATCACCTGCCGCCTGGTGAAGCCCCAGAAGCTGCCTGCGCCCCCGACgctggctgaggaggaggggctggccagcaggatcatCGCCCTGGGGCCTGCCGGTGCCCAGTTCCTCAG CCCTGTGATCGTGGAGATCCCACACTTCGCCTCCTCGGGGCGCGGGGACcgggagctggtggtgctgcgCAGCGAGAATGGCTCCGTGTGGAAGGAGCACCGCAACCGCCACGACGACAGCTACATGGACCAGCTGCTCAGCGGCATGGACGAGG agctggagagcctggaggagctggacaAGAAGCGAGTCTGCCGCATCATCACCAACGACTTCCCTCTCTACTTCGTGGTCATGTCCCGGATTTGCCAGGACTGTGACATGATCGGCCCCGAGGGAGGCTGTCTGAAGAGCACActggtgcccatggtgcaggCCACCTTCCCGGACAACGCTGTCACCAAGAAAGTGAGGCTGGCCCTGCAG gcacagcccgtGCCCGACGAGCTGGTGACCAAGCTGCTGGGCAACCAGGCCACCTTCAGCCCCATTGTCACGGTGGAGCCGCGCCGGAGGAAGTTCCACCGCCCCATCGGCCTCCGCATCCCTCTGCCGCCATCCTGGAAGGACAACCCCCGGGACAGCGGCGAGGGCGACACCACCAGCCTGCGCCTGCTCTGCAGCGTCATCG ggGGGACAGCACAAGCCCAGTGGGAAGACATAACGGGGACCACAAAGCTGGTCTATGAAAATGAGTGTGCAAACTTCACCACCAACGTGTCTGCCAG GTTCTGGCTGGCGGACTGCCCGCGCACGGCCGAGGCGGTGCACTTCGCCACGCTGCTGTACAAGGAGCTGACAGCGGTGCCCTACATGGCCAAGTTCGTGGTGTTTGCCAAGATGAACGATGCCCGGGAGGGTCGCCTGCGCTGCTACTGCATGACTGACGACAAGGTTGACAAGACTCTAGAGCAGCACGAGAACTTCACCGAGGTGGCCCGCAGCAGGGACATTGAG gtgGTGGAGGGGATGCCTTTGCACGTTGAGCTCTCAGGGAACCTGGTGCCTGTCAAGAAGGCCACTCAGCCCCGCAGCTTCCTCTTCCAGTCCTTCCGGGAGAACCGCCTGGCCATCCCCATCAAG GTTCGGGACAGCAGCAAGGAGGCCAGCGGCTCCCTGTCGTTCTTGCGCAAGGCCATGAAATATGAGGACCTCCAGCATGTGCTCTGCCACCTCAACATCAGCATCCCACCCTGCAGCAAG GGAAGTGGCAgcgaggagaggaggaggacgCTGACGCCGCTGTCGCTGCGGGAGCGATACAGCATCCTGAGTGAGACCAGCTTCG gctctctgagcagcacagacaaGGCAGATCAGAAGATGGTTGACATAGCAGAACAGCTGGgcctcagctgggctg agctggcacGTGAGCTGCAGTTTGGGGTGGAGGACATCAACAGGATACGTGTGGAGAACCCCAactccctgctggagcagagcgtAGCCTTACTCAACCTCTGGGTCAGCCGTGAGGGCAAGGGTGTCAAGA TGGAGAGCCTGTACGCAGCGCTGAGGAACATCGACCGCGGCGAGATCGTCAGCACGCTGGAGGGCTCCGGCAGGCAGAGCCGCAGCCTGAAGGGGAGCTGGCGATACACCGACAGGGACTACTCCCTCTCGCCCTCCCAGATGAATG GTTACGCTTCGCTGCAGGACGagctgctgtcccctgcctccctgcatTACACGCTGCCATCCCCGCTGCGTGCCGACCAGTACTGGAATGAGGTGGCCATCATGGATGCTATCCCCATGGCTGCCACCGAGCAGGACGCCCTGATGGAGATGTCTGACATGCAGGTGTGGTCCTCGGGGCTCACACCCTCGCTGGTGACTGCTGAAGACTCCTCTCTGGAGTGCAGCAAGGCCGAGGACTCGGACGCCACGAGCGAAGGTcgcttcccagggcagctgctggcagatgcGCATGGCCCAGACCACATGGGCTCTATGGACCTGGTTGAGGATGACACAGTGGACTCAGATGCCATGAATGGCCTGATTGACCTTctagagcaggaggaggggcagaggccagagGGGAAGATGCCAGCCGGTGATCACCAGCCAGGGACTGGGGAGCAGGACCCGGAGAGTGAAGTCTCTTTTGTTTCAGTTCAGCAGAAGGTGCAAGCCAGGATCACAGCATCCCCCACCATTAGCCACGTCATGGAGAAGAGCACAGACAG gctgagggactGGAATGCAGAAGGCTCCTTTGTCTCCTGCCTACAGGACCTGACAGCGGGCTCCTGGCAGGAGGGGGTCACCCgaaggctgctgcagacacaCACCATAGCCTCCGGGCCACAGGGCCAGGAGCAAGAGCAGGTCCTGGTGCCAGCCGTGGAGCTGATTCgggtcagctctgcagaggacagcaactggcagcaggaggcagacagCCGCTTCTTTGGGCAG